One region of Streptomyces leeuwenhoekii genomic DNA includes:
- a CDS encoding IucA/IucC family protein encodes MSLADAVAHLTPERWEKANRLLIRKALAEFAHERLITPEPDGEAYVVRSDDGQTRYRFTAVRRALDHWQVDAASITRHRDGAELPLAALDFFIELKESLGLSDEILPVYLEEISSTLSGTCYKLTKPQVTSAELARAGFQAIETGMTEGHPCFVANNGRLGFGIHEYLSYAPETASPIRLVWLAAHRSRAAFTAGAGIEYESFFRQELGEETLERFHGVLTGQGLDPADYLLIPVHPWQWWNKLSVTFAAEVARKHLVCLGEGDDEYLAQQSIRTFFNTTHPGKHYVKTALSVLNMGFMRGLSAAYMEATPAINDWLARLIEGDPVLKSTGLSIIRERAAVGYRHLEYEKATDRYSPYRKMLAALWRESPVASLQDGESLATMASLVHVDHEGASFAGALIERSGLAPKEWLRRYLRAYYTPLLHSFYAYDLVYMPHGENVILVLKDGVVQRAVYKDIAEEIAVMDPDAVLPPEVSRIRVEVPDDKKLLSIFTDVFDCYFRFLAANLATEGILPEDGFWDTVAEITREYQESVPELADKFARYDMFAPEFALSCLNRLQLRNNKQMVDLADPSGALQLVGNLKNPLAGR; translated from the coding sequence ATGAGCCTGGCCGACGCCGTCGCCCACCTGACCCCCGAGCGCTGGGAGAAGGCCAACCGCCTGCTGATCCGCAAGGCGCTCGCCGAGTTCGCGCACGAGCGGCTCATCACCCCCGAGCCGGACGGGGAGGCGTACGTCGTCCGCAGCGACGACGGCCAGACCCGCTACCGGTTCACCGCGGTCCGCCGCGCCCTGGACCACTGGCAGGTGGACGCCGCCTCGATCACCCGCCACCGCGACGGGGCGGAGCTTCCGCTCGCCGCCCTGGACTTCTTCATCGAGCTGAAGGAGTCCCTGGGGCTGAGCGACGAGATCCTGCCGGTGTACCTGGAGGAGATCTCCTCCACCCTCTCCGGCACCTGCTACAAGCTGACCAAGCCGCAGGTGACCTCCGCGGAGCTGGCGCGGGCCGGATTCCAGGCCATCGAGACCGGCATGACCGAGGGCCACCCCTGCTTCGTCGCCAACAACGGGCGGCTCGGCTTCGGCATCCACGAGTACCTGTCGTACGCGCCCGAGACGGCGAGCCCCATCCGTCTGGTGTGGCTGGCCGCGCACCGCTCCCGGGCGGCGTTCACCGCCGGAGCCGGCATCGAGTACGAGTCCTTCTTCCGCCAGGAGCTGGGCGAGGAGACCCTGGAGCGCTTCCACGGCGTGCTCACCGGCCAGGGCCTGGACCCGGCCGACTACCTGCTCATCCCGGTCCACCCCTGGCAGTGGTGGAACAAGCTCTCCGTCACCTTCGCCGCCGAGGTCGCCCGCAAGCACCTCGTCTGCCTCGGCGAGGGCGACGACGAGTACCTGGCGCAGCAGTCCATCCGCACCTTCTTCAACACCACCCACCCCGGGAAGCACTACGTGAAGACGGCCCTGTCCGTCCTCAACATGGGCTTCATGCGGGGGCTGTCGGCCGCCTACATGGAGGCCACCCCGGCGATCAACGACTGGCTGGCCCGGCTGATCGAGGGCGACCCGGTGCTGAAGTCGACGGGCCTGTCGATCATCCGGGAGCGGGCGGCCGTCGGCTACCGGCACCTGGAGTACGAGAAGGCCACCGACCGCTACTCGCCCTACCGCAAGATGCTGGCCGCGCTGTGGCGGGAGAGCCCGGTGGCCTCCCTCCAGGACGGCGAGTCGCTGGCCACCATGGCGTCCCTGGTCCACGTCGACCACGAGGGGGCGTCCTTCGCGGGCGCGCTGATCGAGCGGTCCGGGCTGGCGCCGAAGGAGTGGCTGCGGCGCTATCTGCGGGCGTACTACACCCCGCTGCTGCACAGCTTCTACGCCTACGACCTGGTCTACATGCCGCACGGCGAGAACGTCATCCTGGTGCTGAAGGACGGCGTGGTGCAGCGCGCCGTCTACAAGGACATCGCCGAGGAGATCGCGGTCATGGACCCCGACGCGGTGCTGCCGCCGGAGGTGTCCCGGATCCGCGTCGAGGTGCCGGACGACAAGAAGCTGCTGTCCATCTTCACGGACGTCTTCGACTGCTACTTCCGCTTCCTCGCCGCCAACCTCGCCACCGAGGGGATCCTCCCGGAGGACGGCTTCTGGGACACGGTCGCGGAGATCACCCGCGAGTACCAGGAGTCGGTGCCGGAACTGGCCGACAAGTTCGCCCGGTACGACATGTTCGCTCCCGAGTTCGCGCTGTCCTGCCTCAACCGGCTCCAGTTGCGCAACAACAAGCAGATGGTCGACCTCGCGGACCCCTCCGGAGCGCTCCAGCTCGTGGGGAACCTGAAGAACCCCCTCGCCGGGCGGTAG
- a CDS encoding GNAT family N-acetyltransferase has translation MSTTTGIGSLTFRPLDPTRDAELLHGWVTHPKAAFWMMQDARLEDVERAYMEIAADEHHHAYLGLHDGEPAFLMEKYDPAQRELVGLYEPQPGDVGMHFLVAPAERPIHGFTRAVITAVMEFLFADPATRRVVVEPDVGNKAVHALNAAVGFVPEREIQKPEKKALLSFCTREQFEKAVSA, from the coding sequence ATGAGCACCACCACCGGCATCGGATCCCTCACCTTCCGCCCCCTCGACCCCACCCGGGACGCCGAGCTGCTCCACGGCTGGGTCACCCACCCCAAGGCCGCGTTCTGGATGATGCAGGACGCCCGGCTGGAGGACGTCGAGCGCGCGTACATGGAGATCGCCGCCGACGAGCACCACCACGCCTACCTCGGCCTGCACGACGGCGAGCCCGCCTTCCTGATGGAGAAGTACGACCCGGCCCAGCGCGAGCTGGTCGGCCTGTACGAGCCGCAGCCGGGCGACGTCGGCATGCACTTCCTGGTGGCGCCGGCCGAGCGCCCGATCCACGGTTTCACCAGGGCGGTCATCACCGCCGTCATGGAGTTCCTGTTCGCCGACCCGGCCACCCGGCGCGTGGTCGTCGAACCGGACGTGGGCAACAAGGCGGTGCACGCCCTGAACGCGGCCGTCGGCTTCGTGCCCGAGCGCGAGATACAGAAGCCGGAGAAGAAGGCGCTGCTGAGCTTCTGCACGCGCGAGCAGTTCGAGAAGGCGGTGTCCGCATGA